A window of candidate division WOR-3 bacterium contains these coding sequences:
- a CDS encoding MotA/TolQ/ExbB proton channel family protein: MIMGQTLVQIFRSSIIMVLLLVASIAALALIIERFWYFMRNRFDPGKGLRELRRLLESGGQSEALTWARSQKNPLGRLFTLALLNFTLPADELTDLLYSLILEERIRFERLLGGMGTLANAATLLGLLGTVTGLIRAFHNIAVTGSGGPAVVSAGIAEALLTTAFGLMIGIPTLFFYNYYSKKAADLTLILEGTADRLVVTLERHRRNEPAKVAPAEPASRSKPQASPAKDTSWEF, translated from the coding sequence ATGATAATGGGTCAGACCCTGGTTCAGATATTTAGGAGCAGCATCATTATGGTCCTGCTGCTCGTCGCCTCGATCGCCGCGCTGGCGTTGATCATCGAGCGATTCTGGTATTTCATGCGCAACCGGTTCGACCCGGGCAAAGGCTTGCGCGAGCTGCGCCGTTTGCTTGAGTCTGGTGGACAGTCCGAGGCCCTGACATGGGCCCGGAGCCAAAAAAACCCGCTGGGTCGCCTCTTCACGCTCGCGCTGCTGAATTTCACCTTGCCGGCCGACGAACTGACCGACCTGCTCTACAGTCTCATTCTTGAGGAACGCATTCGTTTTGAGCGACTGCTGGGTGGAATGGGTACGCTTGCTAACGCCGCAACCCTCCTCGGGCTGCTGGGAACCGTTACTGGTTTGATCCGTGCCTTCCACAACATTGCCGTAACCGGCTCAGGTGGCCCAGCCGTTGTCTCGGCCGGTATTGCTGAGGCACTACTTACTACCGCCTTCGGCCTGATGATCGGTATCCCGACGCTTTTCTTCTACAACTACTATTCGAAGAAAGCTGCTGACCTGACATTGATACTTGAGGGCACTGCGGACCGGCTGGTTGTGACTCTGGAACGGCATCGCCGGAACGAACCTGCTAAGGTTGCCCCGGCTGAACCCGCTTCCCGGTCTAAGCCGCAGGCTTCGCCGGCTAAGGACACAAGCTGGGAATTCTGA